A stretch of Brassica rapa cultivar Chiifu-401-42 chromosome A08, CAAS_Brap_v3.01, whole genome shotgun sequence DNA encodes these proteins:
- the LOC103834747 gene encoding protein PHOSPHATE STARVATION RESPONSE 1 isoform X1 encodes MEARPVQRSGSRELSNLARTSSIPSTPNPSSAPEAAFMRPDHKPLGQQTYHLLSSSNGGSVGHICSSSSSGFSTNLHYSSMEKHYAAASSNDDSSWCNGGFLDFPEDHQAVHNNSQIEDGCIGIGAGFDDIQKPNDWQWADHLITDEDPLLSTNWNDLLIDTSSNSDTKDQKSLQPIPPQSQTVQQQPSPSVSVELRPVSTTSSNSNNKARMRWTPELHEAFVEAVNSLGGSDRATPKGVLKKMKVEGLTIYHVKSHLQVLLIFSSVLQMHTVLSSLMKDCVCFMKLQKYRTARYRPEPSESGSPEKKLTPLEHITALDLKGGIGITEALRLQMEVQKQLHEQLEIQRNLQLRIEEQGKYLQMMFEKQNSGLGKGKGTASTSDSPSKSEQEDNKKTADSEELAPEETRKCQEPESPQPKRVKTDN; translated from the exons ATGGAGGCTCGTCCGGTTCAGAGATCAGGTTCTAGGGAGCTCAGTAACCTCGCTCGCACTTCTTCAATCCCATCTACACCAAACCCTTCTTCAGCACCAGAAGCTGCTTTCATGAGACCAGACCACAAGCCATTAGGACAACAAACCTATCACTTGCTTTCTTCCAGTAACGGTGGATCAGTTGGACACATATGCTCTTCCTCATCATCTGGTTTCTCAACCAATCTCCACTACTCATCTATGGAGAAACACTACGCAGCAGCGTCGAGCAACGATGATAGTTCTTGGTGCAATGGAGGGTTTCTTGATTTCCCTGAAGACCACCAGGCCGTTCATAACAACAGCCAGATTGAGGACGGTTGCATTGGCATCGGCGCTGGGTTTGATGACATTCAAAAACCAAACGATTGGCAATGGGCTGACCACTTGATCACCGACGAAGATCCTTTACTATCGACTAACTGGAACGATCTCTTGATTGACACCAGTTCCAATTCAGACACAAAG GACCAGAAGTCTCTGCAACCCATACCACCGCAATCCCAGACTGTTCAGCAGCAACCTTCTCCTTCTGTGTCTGTGGAGCTGCGACCTGTCAGCACAACATCTTCAAACAGTAATAACAAGGCACGTATGCGTTGGACGCCAGAGCTTCACGAGGCTTTTGTTGAGGCTGTCAACAGTCTTGGTGGCAGTGACA GAGCAACTCCTAAGGGTGTGCTGAAGAAAATGAAAGTTGAAGGGTTGACTATATATCATGTCAAAAGTCATTTACAGGTTCTTTTAATTTTCTCCTCTGTGCTACAAATGCATACAGTTTTGTCTTCTTTAATGAAAGATTGTGTTTGCTTTATGAAACTGCAGAAGTATAGGACGGCTAGATATAGGCCAGAACCATCAGAAAGTG GCTCGCCAGAGAAGAAGTTGACACCGCTTGAACATATAACAGCTCTTGACTTGAAAGG TGGGATAGGGATTACAGAGGCTCTGCGACTTCAGATGGAAGTGCAGAAGCAACTCCATGAGCAGCTCGAG ATTCAAAGAAACCTGCAACTCCGGATAGAAGAACAAGGCAAGTACCTGCAAATGATGTTCGAGAAACAAAACTCTGGTCTCGGCAAAGGCAAAGGGACAGCATCGACATCAGATTCACCATCCAAATCTGAGCAAGAAGACAACAAGAAGACCGCTGATTCAGAGGAGCTCGCACCGGAGGAGACCAGGAAATGCCAAGAGCCTGAATCTCCACAGCCAAAGCGAGTCAAAACCGACAATTGA
- the LOC103834747 gene encoding protein PHOSPHATE STARVATION RESPONSE 1 isoform X2 produces MEARPVQRSGSRELSNLARTSSIPSTPNPSSAPEAAFMRPDHKPLGQQTYHLLSSSNGGSVGHICSSSSSGFSTNLHYSSMEKHYAAASSNDDSSWCNGGFLDFPEDHQAVHNNSQIEDGCIGIGAGFDDIQKPNDWQWADHLITDEDPLLSTNWNDLLIDTSSNSDTKDQKSLQPIPPQSQTVQQQPSPSVSVELRPVSTTSSNSNNKARMRWTPELHEAFVEAVNSLGGSDRATPKGVLKKMKVEGLTIYHVKSHLQKYRTARYRPEPSESGSPEKKLTPLEHITALDLKGGIGITEALRLQMEVQKQLHEQLEIQRNLQLRIEEQGKYLQMMFEKQNSGLGKGKGTASTSDSPSKSEQEDNKKTADSEELAPEETRKCQEPESPQPKRVKTDN; encoded by the exons ATGGAGGCTCGTCCGGTTCAGAGATCAGGTTCTAGGGAGCTCAGTAACCTCGCTCGCACTTCTTCAATCCCATCTACACCAAACCCTTCTTCAGCACCAGAAGCTGCTTTCATGAGACCAGACCACAAGCCATTAGGACAACAAACCTATCACTTGCTTTCTTCCAGTAACGGTGGATCAGTTGGACACATATGCTCTTCCTCATCATCTGGTTTCTCAACCAATCTCCACTACTCATCTATGGAGAAACACTACGCAGCAGCGTCGAGCAACGATGATAGTTCTTGGTGCAATGGAGGGTTTCTTGATTTCCCTGAAGACCACCAGGCCGTTCATAACAACAGCCAGATTGAGGACGGTTGCATTGGCATCGGCGCTGGGTTTGATGACATTCAAAAACCAAACGATTGGCAATGGGCTGACCACTTGATCACCGACGAAGATCCTTTACTATCGACTAACTGGAACGATCTCTTGATTGACACCAGTTCCAATTCAGACACAAAG GACCAGAAGTCTCTGCAACCCATACCACCGCAATCCCAGACTGTTCAGCAGCAACCTTCTCCTTCTGTGTCTGTGGAGCTGCGACCTGTCAGCACAACATCTTCAAACAGTAATAACAAGGCACGTATGCGTTGGACGCCAGAGCTTCACGAGGCTTTTGTTGAGGCTGTCAACAGTCTTGGTGGCAGTGACA GAGCAACTCCTAAGGGTGTGCTGAAGAAAATGAAAGTTGAAGGGTTGACTATATATCATGTCAAAAGTCATTTACAG AAGTATAGGACGGCTAGATATAGGCCAGAACCATCAGAAAGTG GCTCGCCAGAGAAGAAGTTGACACCGCTTGAACATATAACAGCTCTTGACTTGAAAGG TGGGATAGGGATTACAGAGGCTCTGCGACTTCAGATGGAAGTGCAGAAGCAACTCCATGAGCAGCTCGAG ATTCAAAGAAACCTGCAACTCCGGATAGAAGAACAAGGCAAGTACCTGCAAATGATGTTCGAGAAACAAAACTCTGGTCTCGGCAAAGGCAAAGGGACAGCATCGACATCAGATTCACCATCCAAATCTGAGCAAGAAGACAACAAGAAGACCGCTGATTCAGAGGAGCTCGCACCGGAGGAGACCAGGAAATGCCAAGAGCCTGAATCTCCACAGCCAAAGCGAGTCAAAACCGACAATTGA
- the LOC103835514 gene encoding salicylate carboxymethyltransferase — translation MKGREGERPNSPFKKQILTPKEQSLTQEIVSFVTVMDIEREFHMTDYARNSSVQKKASDKTKHITLETVQQPYKETRPKSLKIADLGCSSGPNTLSTIKDIIKAVKFAHHLEIPNQPLPEFSIFLNDLPSNDFNSIFKSLPDFHTELKRDTNYGDCPSVFIAANPGSFYGRLFPEKNIHFIYSSFSLHWLSKVPPGLYDDQGKSINKGCINICSWSPEAVSKAYCSQFKEDFSMFLRFRSKEVVSTGRIVLILLGREGPNPVGRRNSFFCELLARSIADLVAQGETEQEKLDSYENHFYAPSAAEMEGEVNKEGSFELEKLRMIEVANKWGKEDGISAGLVFAKTVRASQGSMLAQHFGEKILDKMFDTYARLIDEELAKEDIRPITFVVVLKRKL, via the exons ATGAAGGGAAGGGA AGGTGAGAGGCCAAATAGTCCTTTTAAGAAGCAAATTCTAACACCAAAAGAACAAAGCCTAACCCAAGAAATAGTTTCTTTCGTCACTGTGATGGATATAGAAAGAGAGTTTCACATGACAGACTATGCCAGAAACTCTTCCGTACAG AAGAAAGCATCTGATAAGACAAAACACATAACATTAGAAACAGTGCAACAACCCTACAAAGAGACAAGACCCAAGAGTTTAAAAATAGCTGACCTGGGATGTTCTTCAGGACCAAACACTCTTTCCACCATTAAAGACATCATCAAAGCCGTCAAGTTTGCTCACCACCTTGAGATCCCAAACCAGCCTTTGCCCGAATTCAGCATCTTCCTTAACGATCTCCCTAGCAATGACTTCAACTCTATATTCAAGTCCTTGCCTGACTTTCACACAGAGCTCAAGAGAGATACTAACTATGGTGATTGCCCCTCAGTTTTCATTGCAGCCAACCCTGGATCATTCTATGGAAGGCTCTTCCCTGAAAAAAACATCCATTTTATCTATTCCTCTTTTAGCTTGCACTGGCTTTCCAAg gtTCCTCCAGGTTTGTATGACGATCAAGGCAAGTCCATAAACAAAGGCTGTATTAACATCTGCTCCTGGAGCCCTGAAGCTGTTTCCAAAGCTTACTGCAGTCAATTCAAGGAAGATTTCTCCATGTTCCTCAGGTTTCGATCAAAAGAGGTGGTTTCTACAGGCAGAATAGTGCTCATACTACTTGGAAGAGAAGGTCCTAATCCTGTTGGCAGAAGAAACTCTTTCTTCTGCGAACTCCTCGCAAGATCCATAGCAGATCTTGTCGCacaa GGAGAAACTGAGCAGGAGAAGCTCGATTCTTACGAGAATCACTTTTACGCACCAAGTGCTGCTGAGATGGAAGGTGAAGTGAACAAAGAAGGGTCCTTTGAATTAGAGAAGCTACGGATGATTGAAGTGGCCAATAAGTGGGGCAAGGAGGATGGTATCAGTGCCGGTCTGGTGTTTGCAAAGACGGTAAGAGCGTCTCAAGGGTCAATGCTTGCTCAACACTTCGGAGAAAAGATATTGGACAAGATGTTTGATACATATGCTAGACTGATTGACGAGGAGTTGGCTAAGGAAGACATAAGACCCATTACATTTGTTGTTGTTCTAAAAAGGAAACTCTGA